Proteins encoded together in one Stigmatella aurantiaca window:
- a CDS encoding OsmC family protein yields MGISKGSAQWNGGLKDGKGVMKPAHAPEAPFSLGTRFEGQQGSNPEELIGAALAGCFSMALSLGLETAGLKPTRIQTSADVQLDKQGAGFAITTIALTTEAAVPGASNEQFQKIAEETKKNCPVSKALAGTNITLKASLAS; encoded by the coding sequence ATGGGCATCAGCAAGGGCAGCGCGCAGTGGAATGGCGGTCTCAAGGACGGCAAGGGCGTGATGAAGCCCGCGCACGCGCCGGAGGCCCCTTTCTCGTTGGGCACCCGCTTCGAGGGCCAGCAGGGCTCCAACCCCGAGGAGCTCATCGGCGCCGCGCTCGCCGGGTGCTTCTCCATGGCCCTGTCCCTGGGCCTGGAGACGGCCGGGCTCAAGCCCACCCGCATCCAGACCTCCGCGGACGTGCAGCTCGACAAGCAGGGCGCGGGGTTCGCCATCACCACCATCGCCCTGACCACCGAGGCCGCCGTGCCCGGGGCCAGCAACGAGCAGTTCCAGAAGATCGCCGAGGAGACGAAGAAGAACTGCCCCGTGTCCAAGGCGCTCGCGGGCACGAACATCACGCTCAAGGCGTCCCTGGCCTCGTAG
- a CDS encoding serine hydrolase domain-containing protein: MVLPLGAQAASASPELTRQLDAVVSARPFTGAVLITQGDSVLYRAVQGKAGDRALTPDSQFVIASLSKQMTAALVLREVDAGRLRLDTPLKRYLPALQEEWAGEVQLKHLLSHTSGITALDQPLRTRPGEAFAYSNLGYELLGQTVERTSGKPFAALMAALFKRCGMSHSAAPPSGSFAELQQRFPLLVPGFSEQQDGTLKQEEGRREASANPSGGMLSTVGDLARWNTCLHEGKLLKAATYQAMVRPAPGAKRAYRWGPLEYGYGLQVSEHDGILEFSHCGYVPGYIATLLYYPRFQVSVAVLENTAWLPDNMDRIFQVHDALRRLSRASLVGGPAAEVSTP, from the coding sequence ATGGTCCTGCCGCTGGGGGCCCAGGCGGCCTCCGCGTCCCCGGAGCTGACGCGTCAGCTCGACGCCGTGGTGAGCGCCCGGCCCTTCACCGGGGCGGTGCTCATCACCCAGGGGGACTCGGTGCTGTACCGCGCCGTCCAAGGCAAGGCCGGGGACCGTGCGCTGACGCCCGACAGCCAGTTCGTCATCGCCTCCCTCAGCAAGCAGATGACGGCGGCCCTGGTCCTGCGAGAGGTGGACGCGGGGCGCCTCCGGTTGGACACCCCGCTCAAGAGGTACCTGCCCGCGCTCCAGGAGGAGTGGGCGGGTGAGGTCCAGCTCAAGCACCTGCTGAGCCACACCTCCGGTATCACGGCCCTGGATCAGCCTCTGCGGACTCGCCCGGGCGAGGCGTTTGCCTACTCCAACCTGGGCTATGAGCTGCTCGGCCAGACCGTGGAGCGGACTTCGGGCAAGCCGTTCGCGGCGTTGATGGCGGCGCTGTTCAAGCGGTGCGGCATGAGCCACTCCGCCGCGCCCCCGTCGGGCTCCTTCGCGGAGCTTCAGCAGCGGTTTCCGTTGCTGGTCCCTGGCTTCAGCGAGCAGCAGGACGGCACGCTGAAACAGGAGGAGGGCAGGCGGGAGGCCTCTGCCAACCCCTCCGGCGGCATGCTCTCGACGGTGGGGGACCTGGCGCGCTGGAATACCTGTTTGCACGAGGGCAAGTTGCTGAAGGCGGCCACCTACCAAGCCATGGTGCGGCCCGCCCCCGGTGCGAAACGCGCGTACCGGTGGGGACCGCTGGAGTACGGCTATGGTCTCCAGGTATCGGAACACGACGGCATCCTGGAGTTCAGCCACTGCGGCTACGTTCCCGGCTACATCGCGACGCTGCTGTACTACCCGCGCTTCCAGGTGAGTGTGGCCGTGCTGGAGAACACCGCTTGGCTGCCCGACAACATGGACCGCATCTTTCAAGTCCATGATGCGCTCCGCCGGCTGAGCCGCGCCTCGCTCGTGGGCGGCCCAGCGGCGGAAGTCTCCACGCCTTAG
- a CDS encoding glycoside hydrolase family 5 protein, which produces MSFLLQTASNDWWMEARVTASPAPSRVDVSVNGGAWTALSQAGWDVTVWTRSQSFAGSRVRVRAVNPGGTATSCEALFQPGAVLSLCASDGVYATEPAPDAGVDAGTDAGVDAGTDAGVDAGTDGGTSNPPGAAGYLHTEGASLYTSTGQKVRLTSVNWFGFEGPSRIPYGLDRRALGSLLDQVKALGYNSLRLPYSNSVLRAGVYPDAAYLNTSLNPGLAGLTSLQVMDRIIDAAGTRGLRVVLDRHRPDASSQSELWYRSNRAAEEQAWIDDWKMLAQRYKGNATVVGVDLHNEPHGRATWGDGNLDTDWRLAAERAGNAILGVNPDLLIIVEGIETYANNWYWWGGNLRGARDFPVRLNVAGRLVYSAHDYPESVYAQPWFQNKGATGYPANLPALWDATWGYLVKENRAPVWLGEFGTKLQLDSDRLWLQTLTGYLSNNGMSFAFWSLNPNSDDTGGLLQDDWTTVQQAKQTLIAPALAPLIP; this is translated from the coding sequence GTGTCCTTCCTTCTGCAGACGGCGAGCAATGACTGGTGGATGGAGGCGCGCGTCACCGCCAGCCCGGCCCCGTCCCGGGTTGATGTATCGGTGAACGGAGGGGCGTGGACGGCCCTGAGCCAGGCGGGCTGGGACGTGACCGTGTGGACGCGCAGCCAGTCCTTCGCGGGGAGCCGCGTGCGCGTGCGCGCCGTGAACCCCGGCGGAACGGCCACCTCGTGCGAGGCCCTCTTCCAGCCCGGGGCGGTGCTCTCCCTGTGTGCCTCGGACGGGGTGTACGCCACGGAGCCGGCCCCCGACGCGGGCGTGGACGCGGGCACGGATGCCGGTGTGGATGCGGGCACCGATGCCGGCGTGGACGCGGGCACGGACGGGGGCACTTCGAATCCGCCCGGCGCCGCGGGCTACCTGCACACCGAGGGCGCGAGCCTCTACACCTCCACGGGCCAGAAGGTGCGGCTCACCAGCGTGAACTGGTTCGGCTTCGAGGGCCCCTCGCGCATCCCCTACGGCCTGGATCGCCGCGCGCTGGGCAGCCTGCTCGATCAGGTGAAGGCGCTTGGCTACAACTCGCTGCGCCTGCCCTACAGCAACAGCGTGCTGCGCGCGGGCGTGTACCCGGACGCTGCGTACCTGAACACCTCGCTCAACCCCGGGCTCGCCGGGCTCACGTCCCTGCAGGTGATGGACCGCATCATCGACGCGGCGGGAACGCGCGGGCTGCGCGTCGTGCTGGACCGGCACCGCCCGGACGCCAGCAGCCAGTCGGAGCTGTGGTACCGCTCGAACCGCGCCGCCGAGGAGCAGGCGTGGATCGACGACTGGAAGATGCTCGCCCAGCGCTACAAGGGCAACGCCACGGTGGTGGGCGTGGACCTGCACAACGAGCCGCACGGCCGGGCCACCTGGGGCGATGGCAACCTCGACACGGACTGGCGGCTGGCCGCCGAGCGCGCGGGCAACGCCATCCTCGGCGTGAACCCGGACCTGCTCATCATCGTGGAGGGCATCGAGACCTACGCGAACAACTGGTACTGGTGGGGTGGCAACCTGCGCGGCGCGCGGGACTTCCCGGTGCGGCTCAACGTGGCGGGGCGCCTGGTGTACTCGGCGCACGACTACCCGGAGAGCGTCTACGCCCAGCCGTGGTTCCAGAACAAGGGGGCCACGGGCTACCCGGCCAACCTGCCGGCGCTGTGGGACGCCACCTGGGGCTACCTCGTGAAGGAGAACCGCGCCCCGGTGTGGCTCGGGGAGTTCGGAACGAAGCTGCAGCTGGACTCGGACCGGCTGTGGCTCCAGACGCTCACGGGCTACCTGAGCAACAACGGGATGAGCTTCGCCTTCTGGTCGCTCAATCCCAACTCGGATGACACGGGCGGCCTGCTGCAGGACGACTGGACGACGGTGCAGCAGGCGAAGCAGACGCTGATCGCCCCCGCGCTCGCGCCCCTCATCCCCTAA
- a CDS encoding prolipoprotein diacylglyceryl transferase, translated as MPSHLLHGLNPYLLHFSESLSLRWTGAASLVGFLLAFVWLRQRTGRGDSPLPPQEVTGFVVYASLFGVMLGGRLGYVLLHQWDDFSRDGSIFFQFRQGGASMPGALLGVLAFTAYSAHQHRRSWLHLMDTLAVLAPLGFLLWHLAAFTAGEPLGHVSTAPWAMRFPAELSIDGFQPADVPALDLSPLAQAPGHELARLANESPALLEELHRVLPARHPVLLYQAVLEGLVLAGLLFALRKRWPGLPRGMMSGCFFLLYGVLACATLPFREPALNLPVSYQFETGVPMAALMMMVGAAFMTAALTQRRAVPSLPSP; from the coding sequence GTGCCCTCCCATCTCCTTCATGGTCTGAATCCCTATCTTCTCCACTTCTCCGAATCGCTCTCCTTGCGGTGGACGGGGGCGGCCTCGCTCGTGGGGTTTCTGCTTGCCTTCGTCTGGCTCAGGCAACGGACGGGGCGGGGTGACAGCCCCCTGCCCCCCCAGGAAGTCACCGGGTTCGTGGTCTACGCCAGCCTCTTCGGGGTGATGCTGGGAGGGCGCCTGGGCTACGTGCTCCTTCACCAGTGGGATGACTTCTCCCGGGACGGCTCCATCTTCTTTCAGTTCCGGCAGGGCGGCGCCTCCATGCCGGGGGCGCTGCTGGGCGTACTGGCCTTCACGGCGTATTCCGCGCACCAGCACCGGCGCTCCTGGCTTCACCTCATGGACACGCTGGCGGTGCTCGCCCCTCTGGGGTTCTTGCTCTGGCACCTGGCTGCCTTCACGGCCGGCGAGCCCTTGGGGCACGTGTCCACGGCCCCCTGGGCCATGCGCTTCCCGGCGGAGTTGAGCATCGACGGCTTCCAACCCGCCGACGTGCCCGCGCTGGACCTGTCCCCACTGGCCCAGGCACCGGGCCACGAGCTGGCCCGGCTGGCGAACGAATCCCCCGCCCTGCTGGAGGAGTTGCACCGCGTCCTGCCCGCGCGCCACCCGGTGCTGCTCTACCAAGCCGTGTTGGAGGGGCTCGTCCTGGCTGGGCTTCTCTTCGCGCTGCGCAAGCGGTGGCCCGGACTGCCCCGGGGAATGATGAGCGGCTGCTTCTTCCTGCTGTACGGCGTGCTGGCCTGCGCAACCCTTCCGTTCCGCGAGCCGGCCCTCAACCTCCCGGTCTCCTATCAGTTCGAAACGGGCGTCCCCATGGCGGCCCTGATGATGATGGTGGGGGCCGCCTTCATGACCGCGGCGCTCACCCAACGCCGCGCCGTCCCCTCCCTGCCCTCCCCCTGA
- a CDS encoding LysR substrate-binding domain-containing protein produces the protein MKGRLTLDDDGAVVSAALGGAGLAYLSEWNVSDALRTGQLVQVLGDWTPAEPGVCLYYPAHRHAPASLRALVALIRENLSRVQK, from the coding sequence GTGAAGGGCCGACTCACGCTCGATGACGATGGCGCCGTGGTCTCCGCAGCGCTCGGGGGCGCGGGCCTCGCGTACCTGAGCGAATGGAATGTCAGCGATGCCTTGCGCACGGGTCAGCTGGTGCAGGTGCTCGGCGACTGGACCCCGGCGGAGCCAGGCGTGTGTCTCTATTACCCCGCCCACCGCCACGCCCCGGCGAGCCTGCGGGCACTCGTGGCGCTCATTCGTGAAAACCTCTCACGCGTTCAGAAATGA
- a CDS encoding LysR family transcriptional regulator, with protein sequence MKTGLHGAGLAELNAVVAVATHKNFRAAASELGLSPSALSHAIASLEKRLGVRLFHRTTRSVALSDAGESFLSRVKPALAALPLGVLAARRGTRRGREGPTHAR encoded by the coding sequence ATGAAAACCGGGCTTCATGGCGCCGGGCTGGCCGAGCTGAACGCGGTGGTGGCGGTGGCCACCCACAAGAACTTCCGCGCCGCGGCCAGCGAACTCGGGCTGTCCCCTTCGGCCCTTAGCCACGCGATCGCCTCGCTCGAGAAGCGCCTGGGCGTCCGGCTCTTTCACCGGACCACGCGCAGCGTCGCGCTCTCGGACGCGGGCGAGAGCTTCCTTTCGCGCGTGAAACCAGCCCTGGCGGCGCTACCGCTGGGAGTTCTCGCGGCGAGGAGAGGAACTCGCCGTGGACGTGAAGGGCCGACTCACGCTCGATGA
- a CDS encoding HD domain-containing protein: MSEPQGGMQQIIGFVLELDKLKGVTRKTRPLGLERYENSAEHSWQIAMLASSLAPHAGAPVNIDRVVRMLLVHDIGEIDTGDTMVYTEGGWEERKAAELAAVKRIFGLLPEPQGAAFLALWQEFEHGETPEARFAHAVDRAMPVLLNLANAGQSWRENGVSHERVVRRIAQPIREGCPALWAYLEARLEEARQKGWFGA, encoded by the coding sequence GTGAGCGAACCTCAAGGCGGGATGCAGCAGATCATCGGCTTCGTGCTGGAGCTGGACAAGCTCAAGGGGGTGACGCGCAAGACCCGGCCGCTGGGCCTCGAGCGCTACGAGAACTCCGCCGAGCACAGCTGGCAGATCGCGATGCTGGCCTCCTCGCTGGCGCCCCACGCCGGGGCGCCGGTGAACATCGACCGGGTGGTGCGCATGCTGCTGGTGCACGACATCGGCGAAATCGATACCGGCGACACGATGGTCTACACCGAGGGCGGCTGGGAGGAGCGCAAGGCGGCGGAGCTGGCGGCGGTGAAGCGCATCTTCGGCCTGCTGCCCGAGCCGCAAGGCGCGGCATTCCTGGCGCTGTGGCAGGAGTTCGAGCACGGCGAGACGCCGGAAGCCCGGTTCGCCCATGCCGTGGACCGGGCCATGCCCGTGCTGCTGAACCTGGCCAACGCGGGCCAGAGCTGGCGCGAGAACGGCGTCAGCCACGAGCGGGTGGTCCGCCGCATCGCCCAGCCCATCCGGGAGGGCTGCCCGGCCCTGTGGGCCTACCTGGAAGCGCGCCTGGAGGAAGCCCGCCAGAAGGGCTGGTTCGGCGCCTGA
- a CDS encoding AraC family transcriptional regulator: MRSSLRYIEVLPSPALAPYVQCFWALTGQAAPGQAYRVLPDGCLDILVDLNGGAPRLQVIGAMREAGVVPLPAEVCSVGIRFRPGGAPPFLRLPLHELTGGHLSLDALWPREAREWEERLQEAVGLPERLRLLEALLLRRLAEDRPEGALLHAVGLIHATRGQVPLRTLEAVMAVSPRQFERRFQTQVGLTPKVLCRIARVRHAVALLGAQPGLPGAHLALEAGYYDQAHLVREFRALMGLTPGAYAREQAGDGFVQSSPGSGI; this comes from the coding sequence ATGCGTTCCTCCCTTCGCTACATCGAAGTCCTGCCCAGCCCGGCCCTGGCCCCTTACGTTCAGTGCTTCTGGGCCCTCACGGGGCAGGCGGCCCCGGGCCAGGCCTACCGCGTCCTGCCCGATGGGTGTCTCGACATCCTGGTGGATCTGAACGGTGGAGCCCCGCGCCTTCAGGTGATCGGCGCGATGCGGGAGGCCGGGGTGGTTCCGCTCCCGGCAGAGGTGTGCTCCGTGGGCATCCGCTTCCGGCCCGGGGGGGCGCCCCCGTTCCTGCGGCTTCCCCTGCATGAACTCACCGGGGGGCATCTGTCCCTGGATGCGCTCTGGCCCCGTGAGGCCCGCGAGTGGGAAGAGCGCCTCCAGGAGGCGGTGGGCCTCCCTGAGCGCTTGCGGCTCCTGGAGGCGTTGCTCTTGCGGCGGCTGGCCGAGGACCGGCCGGAGGGGGCGCTTCTTCACGCGGTGGGCCTCATCCATGCCACGCGGGGGCAGGTGCCCCTGCGAACGCTGGAAGCGGTGATGGCGGTCAGTCCCCGTCAGTTCGAGCGCCGCTTCCAGACCCAGGTGGGGCTGACGCCCAAGGTGCTCTGCCGCATCGCCCGCGTGCGCCATGCCGTGGCGCTGCTGGGCGCCCAGCCCGGCCTCCCGGGCGCGCACCTGGCGCTGGAGGCCGGGTATTACGACCAGGCCCACCTGGTGCGCGAGTTCCGCGCCCTCATGGGGCTCACCCCCGGGGCCTATGCGCGAGAGCAGGCCGGTGACGGATTCGTACAATCCAGCCCCGGCAGTGGCATCTAG
- a CDS encoding VOC family protein has translation MSTQPQAEQHHRIDYIELPAPNLVEVKRFYGDVFGWRFEDYGPDYTSFHDGRLNGGFFKAPSGSSRGGPLLVLYSRDLEATLARVREAGGQIIKDTFSFPGGRRFHFADPGGNELAVWTEP, from the coding sequence ATGTCCACCCAGCCCCAGGCCGAGCAGCACCACCGCATCGACTACATCGAGCTTCCCGCCCCGAACCTCGTTGAGGTGAAGCGCTTCTATGGCGACGTGTTCGGCTGGCGCTTCGAGGACTACGGGCCGGACTACACGAGCTTTCACGATGGCCGGCTCAATGGCGGGTTCTTCAAGGCGCCGTCTGGGAGCAGCAGGGGAGGGCCCCTGCTCGTCCTCTATTCGCGCGACCTGGAGGCCACGCTGGCCCGGGTGCGTGAGGCGGGGGGCCAGATCATCAAGGACACCTTCTCCTTCCCCGGCGGGCGGCGCTTCCACTTCGCGGACCCGGGCGGCAACGAGCTGGCCGTGTGGACCGAGCCCTGA
- a CDS encoding CHAP domain-containing protein, with product MSPRGQPFLSGMTRGFLLAWMLGILGGAPALAAPRPPAPAVAKTQAKAKAPPKAKAKAKAKPKVLKKGTRAKTQRPPVRLTRGRRVAKRAVGLVGVSLASYRVPNDCSGLARLAYQEVGVELLSQGTRPGENAVSAIYRRAQSQGALHRKTPQPGDLVFFRETYDRNGDGVRNDGLTHVGVVETVAKDGTVTFVHRGGPGVRRARMNPRFPSVRAQQGRVLNDYIRREDSTGRARLTSELFVGYASAARL from the coding sequence ATGTCCCCGCGGGGCCAACCGTTCCTCTCCGGCATGACTCGCGGGTTCCTGCTTGCCTGGATGCTGGGGATACTGGGAGGCGCGCCGGCCCTGGCCGCGCCGCGCCCTCCCGCGCCTGCCGTGGCCAAGACCCAGGCCAAGGCCAAAGCCCCCCCGAAGGCCAAAGCCAAGGCCAAGGCCAAGCCCAAGGTGCTGAAGAAGGGCACCCGGGCCAAAACGCAGCGCCCCCCGGTGCGGCTGACACGGGGCCGCCGGGTGGCGAAGCGCGCGGTGGGACTGGTGGGCGTGTCCCTCGCCTCCTATCGCGTTCCCAATGATTGCTCGGGGCTCGCGCGGCTCGCGTACCAGGAGGTGGGCGTCGAGCTGCTCTCCCAGGGCACCCGGCCCGGCGAGAACGCGGTGAGCGCCATCTACCGGCGGGCCCAGTCCCAGGGGGCGCTGCACCGGAAGACGCCCCAGCCGGGAGACCTCGTCTTCTTCCGCGAGACGTATGACCGGAACGGCGACGGCGTGCGCAACGACGGGCTCACGCACGTGGGCGTCGTCGAGACGGTGGCGAAGGACGGCACCGTCACCTTCGTGCACCGGGGAGGCCCCGGCGTGCGGCGCGCGCGCATGAACCCGCGCTTTCCCTCGGTGCGGGCCCAGCAGGGCCGCGTCCTCAATGACTACATCCGCCGGGAGGACTCCACGGGGCGCGCGCGCCTGACCAGCGAGCTCTTCGTGGGCTACGCGTCCGCCGCGCGCCTGTAA
- a CDS encoding PLP-dependent aminotransferase family protein, translating into MTDTIVFTRGVPPTEAFPTRQLAECFTAALEGDTAVVLQYGQQQGYLPLRQELAKEYRVSETEVLIGNGSLHLQDLLSAHLIRPGSVVFTEQPSYDRAITTFRRRGARVVGIPLESDGISVQHLEAALKKNVPAFLYLVPDFQNPAGATLSRQKRQRVVELANQYGFWVLEDIPYRKLRFQGEEHPLLRELDASRIVTLSSFSKLLSPGLRVGFMLAPAELIKAVTKLAEDTVLSPVLPSQAAVAEFIRRGWLQPNIDTLKALYRPRWEAMGNAVRRHLPGAQAFIPDGGFFVSVLLPEAARTENLMGRAKDQGLVLTPGGPFYADPHDDQPVPSARFLRLPFCAVTPAQIEEGVRRLASLL; encoded by the coding sequence ATGACCGACACAATCGTCTTTACGCGTGGTGTGCCGCCGACCGAGGCCTTTCCGACCCGGCAGCTCGCCGAGTGCTTCACGGCGGCGCTGGAAGGCGACACCGCCGTCGTCCTCCAGTACGGGCAGCAGCAGGGATACCTCCCGCTGCGTCAGGAGCTGGCCAAGGAGTACCGCGTGAGCGAGACCGAGGTGCTCATCGGCAACGGCTCGCTGCACCTGCAGGACCTGCTGTCCGCGCACCTCATCCGCCCGGGCTCGGTGGTGTTCACCGAGCAGCCCAGCTACGACCGGGCCATCACCACGTTCCGCCGGCGCGGCGCGCGCGTGGTGGGCATTCCGCTGGAGAGCGACGGCATCAGCGTGCAGCACCTGGAGGCGGCGCTGAAGAAGAACGTGCCCGCGTTCCTGTACCTGGTGCCGGACTTCCAGAACCCCGCGGGCGCCACCCTCTCGCGGCAGAAGCGCCAGCGTGTGGTGGAGCTGGCCAACCAGTACGGCTTCTGGGTGCTGGAGGACATCCCCTACCGCAAGCTGCGCTTCCAGGGCGAGGAGCACCCGCTGCTGCGGGAGCTCGACGCCTCGCGCATCGTCACGCTCAGCTCATTCAGCAAGCTGCTCAGCCCGGGCCTGCGCGTGGGGTTCATGCTGGCGCCGGCCGAGCTCATCAAGGCGGTGACGAAGCTGGCGGAGGACACGGTGCTGTCGCCCGTGCTGCCGAGCCAGGCCGCCGTGGCCGAGTTCATCCGCCGGGGCTGGCTCCAGCCGAACATCGACACGCTCAAGGCCCTGTACCGGCCGCGCTGGGAGGCCATGGGCAATGCGGTGCGGCGCCACCTGCCCGGCGCGCAGGCCTTCATCCCCGATGGCGGCTTCTTCGTGAGCGTCCTCCTCCCGGAGGCCGCCCGGACGGAGAACCTGATGGGACGGGCCAAGGACCAGGGGCTGGTGCTCACCCCCGGAGGCCCCTTCTACGCGGATCCGCACGATGACCAGCCCGTCCCGAGCGCCCGCTTCCTGCGGCTGCCCTTCTGCGCCGTCACCCCCGCGCAGATTGAAGAGGGCGTGCGCCGGCTTGCCAGCCTGCTGTGA
- a CDS encoding DUF3817 domain-containing protein — protein MLMTPLGRFRAVALAEGLSFIVLLFIAMPLKYLAGMPLAVKVTGMLHGVLFVLYLLSLVEAGITYRWPPFRWVGALGASLVPFGVFVLDARLRQETPTAGQDS, from the coding sequence ATGCTGATGACCCCCCTGGGACGTTTCCGCGCCGTGGCCCTGGCCGAGGGCCTTTCCTTCATCGTGCTGCTGTTCATCGCGATGCCCCTGAAGTACCTCGCCGGGATGCCGCTGGCCGTGAAGGTGACGGGCATGCTGCATGGCGTGCTCTTCGTGCTGTACCTCCTGTCCCTGGTGGAGGCCGGCATCACCTACCGGTGGCCGCCGTTCCGGTGGGTGGGCGCGCTCGGGGCCTCGCTGGTCCCCTTCGGCGTCTTCGTGCTGGATGCGCGGCTGCGCCAGGAGACGCCCACCGCCGGGCAGGACTCCTGA
- a CDS encoding LysR family transcriptional regulator, producing the protein MDIPWEDVRLFLAVAETGSLSQAARKLRIGQPTVSRRLAALEYTLGMTLFRRSAEGATLTGAGERLLLPARRMAEWAGEVSRAAESSEGAPGGLVRITAPPYVSVAFLVPFAAWLAGQHPGLRLEVLASTQYLDLHRGEADLALRTKEPEPEGLKVVKAFTLESAVFVSKALAAKLPRKPRLSELPWLSWAPPLDSLYPHPQLAKLVPGFTPVFTSDSLLVLLEAAKAGLGALPLPRLYSPHAPPTSLIPLPIELGPLLNRSYYLVCARSALDIPRVRQVCELFASELERATRPPPKR; encoded by the coding sequence ATGGATATCCCCTGGGAAGACGTGCGGCTGTTCCTGGCCGTGGCGGAGACGGGAAGCCTGAGCCAGGCGGCGCGCAAGCTGCGCATCGGCCAGCCCACGGTGAGCCGCCGCCTGGCGGCGCTGGAGTACACGCTGGGCATGACGCTCTTCCGGCGCAGCGCCGAGGGCGCCACGCTGACGGGCGCGGGCGAGCGGCTGCTCCTGCCGGCGCGGCGGATGGCGGAGTGGGCCGGCGAGGTGAGCCGGGCGGCGGAGTCCTCCGAGGGCGCCCCCGGGGGGCTCGTCCGCATCACGGCGCCCCCTTACGTGAGCGTGGCCTTCCTGGTGCCCTTCGCGGCCTGGCTCGCCGGACAGCACCCGGGCCTGCGCCTGGAGGTGCTCGCCAGCACCCAGTACCTGGATCTCCACCGGGGCGAGGCGGACCTCGCGCTGCGCACCAAGGAGCCGGAGCCAGAGGGGCTGAAGGTGGTGAAGGCCTTCACCCTGGAGAGCGCCGTCTTCGTCTCGAAGGCGCTCGCCGCGAAGCTGCCGCGCAAGCCCCGCCTGAGCGAGCTGCCCTGGCTCTCCTGGGCGCCCCCGCTCGACTCCCTGTACCCCCACCCCCAGCTCGCGAAGCTCGTCCCCGGGTTCACCCCGGTGTTCACCTCCGACAGCCTCCTGGTGCTCCTCGAGGCGGCGAAGGCGGGCCTCGGGGCCCTGCCGCTCCCCCGGCTGTACTCCCCGCACGCCCCGCCCACGTCCCTCATCCCCCTGCCCATCGAGCTGGGACCGCTCCTCAACCGCTCGTACTACCTGGTGTGCGCCCGATCCGCGCTCGACATCCCGCGGGTGCGACAGGTCTGCGAACTCTTCGCGTCGGAGCTGGAGCGGGCCACCCGCCCCCCGCCCAAACGGTGA
- a CDS encoding MBL fold metallo-hydrolase: protein MRKLLSLCVGVLLFTGCATGSHDTQKSSLGVPRPFSALEAVIDSPGTVTVETIASSDWEADRGGLINLQHPRAQAAGLTPGQEPVQVYFHVLKHPTQGTFLIETGVERAMRDAPTQAAFGAMADSLKGMKFNMPLGDWLAQQKEAPRAVFLTHLHFDHISGMADVPAKTAIYTGPGELASSEHADAVIREGTQRALQGKDPIREWAYEADAAGRFAGVVDVFGDGSVWALWVPGHTPGSTAYLVRTPQGPVLFTGDACHTRWGWEHDVEPGTFSEDIARSAGSLAQLRRLAAEHPAMDVRFGHQR from the coding sequence ATGCGAAAGCTCCTGTCCCTCTGCGTTGGCGTGCTCCTGTTCACCGGCTGCGCCACGGGCTCCCACGACACCCAGAAGTCTTCCCTCGGCGTTCCGCGGCCGTTCTCGGCCCTGGAGGCCGTCATTGATTCGCCCGGCACGGTGACGGTGGAGACCATTGCCTCCAGCGACTGGGAGGCGGACCGTGGGGGGCTCATCAACCTGCAACACCCCCGCGCCCAGGCCGCGGGGCTGACCCCGGGCCAAGAGCCCGTTCAGGTCTACTTCCACGTGCTGAAGCACCCCACGCAGGGCACCTTCCTCATCGAGACGGGCGTCGAGCGGGCCATGCGCGACGCGCCCACGCAGGCGGCCTTCGGCGCGATGGCGGACTCCCTGAAGGGCATGAAGTTCAACATGCCCCTGGGCGACTGGCTGGCCCAGCAGAAGGAGGCCCCCCGGGCCGTGTTCCTCACGCACCTGCACTTCGATCACATCTCGGGCATGGCGGACGTGCCCGCGAAGACCGCCATCTACACGGGCCCCGGGGAGCTGGCCTCCAGCGAGCATGCCGATGCGGTGATTCGTGAGGGCACGCAGCGGGCGCTCCAGGGCAAGGACCCCATCCGCGAGTGGGCCTATGAGGCCGACGCGGCCGGGCGCTTCGCCGGGGTGGTGGACGTCTTCGGCGATGGCTCGGTCTGGGCGCTCTGGGTCCCTGGCCACACGCCGGGCAGCACCGCCTACCTCGTGCGCACCCCGCAGGGCCCCGTGCTGTTCACCGGAGATGCCTGCCACACGCGCTGGGGCTGGGAGCACGACGTCGAGCCGGGCACCTTCTCGGAGGACATCGCCCGGAGCGCCGGCAGCCTCGCGCAGCTGCGCCGGCTCGCGGCGGAGCACCCGGCCATGGACGTGCGCTTCGGCCACCAGCGGTAG